The nucleotide sequence ACGCTGCCGGACTCGCGCAGTCGCTTGCGGAGCTGCGCGACGTGCACGTCGACCACGTTCGAACCGGGATCGAACTGCAGGTGCCACACATGCTCGAGCAGCATCGGACGCGTAACCGTTTCACCAGCCCGCATCGCCAGGAACTCGAGCAGCGAATACTGACGCGCCGTCAGACTGACCGGCTTGTTGTGGCACTGCACTTCATGTGACACGCGATTAAGCGTGAGATCGCCGGCACTGACGCGCTCCATCGAGCGTGCGCCCCCGCGCCGAATCGCTGCCCGTACGCGGGCGGCCAGTACTTCGTTGGGAAACGGCTTTTGCAGGTAGTCATCGGCGCCCGCATCGAGCGCCCGAACGACATCTGCGGTCGTATCATGCGCCGTGGCGACCACGATGGGCGTGGTGCTTCCTTCGCGGCGAAGATCCTGCAGCACGGCGATCCCGTTGCGGTCGGGCAATTCGAGATCGAGGACGATCGCATCGTAGGCGGTCGAGAGCGCGAGTCGTCGTCCATCTTCGGCGACCGGAGCGATATCGACATCGTAACCATCGTCGATCAAGACCTGGCGCATCAGATCAGCGACGAGTCGATCGTCTTCGATGACCAGGATCCGCATTCGCGTGTCGGATTGAGTAGGAACCATGCGTCGGAGAGCCGTGGCGGGAGCGAACGTCGGTGGCCACGGGAGTCCGGGGAGGGCTGCCGCCACCGACGGCGAGGTGATCCCCTAACCGTTGTTCCGACATGTTAATGCGGTTTTGTCACAAATTTGGCAGGATGAATGGCAATTCATGAAGTTGGTCCAGCCGTGTAACGGTGCCGCAGGTCAGCTGTCGCCCTTCAATCGTCGAATTGCGCGTCGATCTCGCTTTCCCGGCTTGCTGTCACCGAAGGCAAAGGCCGTCGGCATCTGTCGGAGCTGTTCCTGCGCCGCCTCGCGCTTCCGCTTCCCATCGGCC is from Gemmatimonas sp. and encodes:
- a CDS encoding response regulator transcription factor; translated protein: MRILVIEDDRLVADLMRQVLIDDGYDVDIAPVAEDGRRLALSTAYDAIVLDLELPDRNGIAVLQDLRREGSTTPIVVATAHDTTADVVRALDAGADDYLQKPFPNEVLAARVRAAIRRGGARSMERVSAGDLTLNRVSHEVQCHNKPVSLTARQYSLLEFLAMRAGETVTRPMLLEHVWHLQFDPGSNVVDVHVAQLRKRLRESGSVVDIRTVRGEGYSLDLG